One Micromonospora sp. WMMD812 genomic window carries:
- a CDS encoding DUF305 domain-containing protein yields the protein MTAPATLDSTPETLAADGGRGSARRFGLVAVAVAVVVGLLLGYAGGLLTPRLTRPGDASVEAGFARDMTAHHAQAVEMGLMAFQRATDPEVRGMGGDIATGQQGEIGTMQTWLRSWGLDPTGSQPRMAWMPDGTATVKDGLMPGMATPAEMEKLRAAQGREFDLLFLNMMIKHHLGGIHMIDGVLDASDEPDVVRSAQTMKNTQQTDLTNMRNALKRLGG from the coding sequence ATGACGGCTCCCGCGACGCTGGACAGCACGCCCGAGACCCTGGCCGCCGACGGCGGCCGGGGCTCCGCCCGACGCTTCGGCCTGGTGGCGGTGGCCGTCGCCGTCGTGGTCGGTCTCCTCCTCGGGTACGCGGGCGGCCTGCTGACGCCACGACTGACCCGCCCCGGCGACGCCTCGGTCGAGGCCGGCTTCGCCCGGGACATGACCGCCCACCACGCGCAGGCGGTGGAGATGGGTCTGATGGCCTTCCAGCGCGCCACCGATCCGGAGGTGCGCGGCATGGGCGGCGACATCGCCACTGGCCAGCAGGGCGAGATCGGCACGATGCAGACCTGGCTCCGGTCGTGGGGTCTCGACCCGACCGGCTCGCAGCCCCGGATGGCCTGGATGCCCGACGGCACCGCCACGGTCAAGGACGGGCTGATGCCGGGCATGGCGACGCCGGCCGAGATGGAGAAGCTGCGCGCCGCCCAGGGTCGGGAGTTCGATCTCCTCTTCCTGAACATGATGATCAAGCACCACCTCGGCGGGATCCACATGATCGACGGGGTGCTCGACGCCAGCGACGAGCCGGACGTGGTCCGGAGCGCGCAGACGATGAAGAACACCCAGCAGACCGACCTGACGAACATGCGGAACGCGCTCAAGCGCCTGGGCGGCTGA
- a CDS encoding MFS transporter has protein sequence MTARTDHARWPALLVLCAGSLMIILDGNIVAVALPAIQRDLGFTATGLAWVVNAYLVAFGGLLLLAGRLGDLLGRRQVFLAGVALFTLASLLCAVATGPAVLVGARFLQGVGGALTMAVSLGMIVRLHPEPAERARAIAIFSFTGAAGASIGTLAGGVLTDLAGWRSIFLINLPIGLVIVLAAVRQLAADRGVGLRAGLDLLGAVLATAGLMAAVLAIVGTGEHGWTSARTVGAAAVAAVLLGAFALRQRAAAVPLLPPRVLRTPDLVAANAVQFLAVAAFFGFQFLLALELQLVLGLDAAATGWAFLPTPVVIAVVSLGLAGRLIARYGARGVLLAGLALAVVGFLLLARLPADGGYLADVFPAMLVFGVAGGLILTAVTTLAMAGAGEADAGLASGLANTTQQIGGAFGLAALATLAAGRAANLRGQGWDEVAALAAGYRTAFAVAAGLVTVALLVAAVTLRRPAAQDGPRARRRARARASSAAG, from the coding sequence ATGACGGCCCGTACCGACCACGCGCGCTGGCCGGCCCTGCTGGTGCTCTGCGCCGGCAGTCTGATGATCATCCTGGACGGGAACATCGTGGCGGTCGCGCTGCCCGCGATCCAACGCGACCTGGGCTTCACGGCCACCGGGCTGGCCTGGGTGGTCAACGCGTACCTGGTGGCCTTCGGCGGGCTGCTGCTGCTCGCCGGCCGCCTGGGCGACCTGCTCGGCCGGCGGCAGGTCTTCCTCGCCGGGGTCGCGCTGTTCACGCTCGCGTCGCTGCTTTGCGCCGTCGCCACCGGCCCGGCGGTGCTGGTCGGCGCCCGGTTCCTCCAGGGCGTCGGCGGTGCGCTGACCATGGCGGTCAGCCTCGGCATGATCGTCCGGCTCCACCCGGAGCCGGCCGAACGGGCGCGGGCCATCGCGATCTTCAGCTTCACCGGCGCCGCCGGCGCGTCGATCGGCACCCTCGCCGGGGGCGTCCTCACCGACCTCGCCGGGTGGCGGTCGATCTTCCTGATCAACCTGCCGATCGGGTTGGTGATCGTGCTCGCCGCCGTACGCCAACTCGCCGCCGACCGGGGCGTCGGCCTGCGGGCCGGCCTGGACCTGCTCGGCGCGGTGCTCGCCACGGCCGGCCTGATGGCGGCGGTGCTGGCGATCGTCGGGACCGGGGAGCACGGGTGGACCTCGGCCCGCACGGTCGGCGCGGCCGCCGTCGCGGCCGTCCTGCTCGGCGCGTTCGCGCTGCGCCAGCGGGCCGCGGCCGTCCCGCTGCTCCCGCCCCGGGTGCTGCGTACACCCGACCTGGTCGCCGCCAACGCCGTCCAGTTCCTCGCGGTCGCCGCCTTCTTCGGCTTCCAGTTCCTGCTCGCGCTGGAGCTTCAGCTGGTGCTCGGGCTCGACGCGGCGGCGACCGGTTGGGCGTTCCTGCCCACCCCGGTGGTGATCGCGGTCGTCTCGCTCGGCCTCGCCGGCCGGCTCATCGCCCGGTACGGAGCTCGCGGCGTGCTGCTGGCCGGCCTCGCCCTCGCGGTGGTCGGCTTCCTGCTGCTCGCCCGGCTGCCGGCCGACGGCGGGTACCTGGCCGACGTGTTCCCCGCGATGCTGGTGTTCGGGGTGGCCGGCGGCCTGATCCTGACGGCGGTGACCACGCTGGCGATGGCCGGCGCCGGGGAGGCCGACGCCGGTCTCGCCTCGGGGCTGGCCAACACCACCCAGCAGATCGGCGGGGCGTTCGGGCTCGCGGCTCTCGCCACGCTGGCCGCCGGCCGTGCCGCGAACCTGCGCGGCCAGGGGTGGGACGAGGTGGCGGCGCTCGCCGCCGGCTACCGGACCGCGTTCGCCGTGGCCGCCGGCCTGGTGACCGTCGCGCTGCTGGTCGCCGCGGTGACCCTGCGCCGGCCTGCCGCTCAGGACGGGCCACGGGCGCGGCGGAGAGCCCGGGCGAGGGCGTCGAGCGCCGCGGGGTAG
- a CDS encoding MMPL family transporter, whose translation MATLLYRLGRGALRRRRLVVAIWLVVLVGLGLAAATLRGPTASNFTMPGTESQRALDLLAEQFPAASGATGTIAVKAPADGQLATPQGQAVVKEIVQEAGTLPGVVGAVDPFTVGAVSPDGRYALVQVQFATGSDEVDDTQRAAYERVGAAAEAQGWQVASGGEVLNAEPEVGSTEAIGVLVAAVVLVITFGSLVAAGMTMLNALIGVGVGMAGLFALSSVVELTSTAPILALMLGLAVGIDYSLFITSRHRQNLLEGLPPDEAVGRAVGTAGSAVLFAGATVVIALAGLAVVDIPFLTVMGLAAAGTVTVAVLVALTLQPALLGFAGRKVLPRRLRSAVADAPDADGPAGDTAGEAAPAEDRSGFGFRWARLITRFRVPVILVGLLGLGLLAVPAPDMRLALPDAGTAPAGSAARMSNDLITEGFGPGFTGRLAVVVAGDSPQATAAAVPQVTALVQRTDNVLAVSPPQLSPDGRTALLDVISKTGPTDADTETLVHDIRDSVGGIRDADVLLTGVTAVGIDVSEKLADALPVYLLLVVGLSVLLLMLVFRSLLVPVKAALGFLLTVAATFGITVAVFQQGHLADLVGLDTPGPLISFLPILLIGILFGLAMDYEVFLVSRMREDFVHGDTARQATINGMGHGARVVTAAALIMISVFGGFVFFLHDPVIKSIGFALAIGVAIDAFVVRMTIVPAVMSLLGSRAWWLPRWLDRALPNVDIEGEGLRAHLADRTPTPV comes from the coding sequence ATGGCGACCCTGCTCTACCGGCTCGGCCGGGGCGCGTTGCGCCGGCGTCGACTCGTCGTCGCGATCTGGCTCGTCGTACTCGTCGGTCTCGGACTGGCCGCGGCGACCCTGCGCGGCCCGACGGCGAGCAACTTCACCATGCCCGGCACGGAGTCCCAGCGCGCGCTCGACCTGCTCGCCGAGCAGTTCCCGGCGGCCAGCGGCGCCACCGGCACCATCGCGGTGAAGGCCCCCGCGGACGGCCAACTGGCCACCCCGCAGGGCCAGGCCGTGGTCAAGGAAATCGTCCAGGAGGCCGGGACGCTGCCCGGCGTGGTCGGCGCGGTCGACCCGTTCACCGTGGGCGCGGTCTCCCCCGACGGCCGGTACGCCCTGGTGCAGGTCCAGTTCGCCACCGGCTCGGACGAGGTGGACGACACCCAGCGGGCCGCGTACGAACGGGTCGGCGCGGCGGCCGAGGCGCAGGGTTGGCAGGTGGCCTCCGGTGGCGAGGTGCTCAACGCGGAGCCCGAGGTCGGCTCGACCGAGGCGATCGGCGTACTCGTGGCGGCGGTCGTCCTGGTCATCACGTTCGGCTCGCTGGTGGCCGCCGGCATGACCATGCTCAACGCGCTGATCGGCGTCGGCGTCGGCATGGCCGGCCTCTTCGCGCTCAGCAGCGTCGTCGAGCTGACCAGCACCGCGCCGATCCTCGCGCTGATGCTGGGTCTGGCGGTCGGCATCGACTACTCGCTCTTCATCACCTCGCGGCACCGGCAGAACCTGCTGGAGGGGCTGCCGCCGGACGAGGCGGTCGGCCGGGCCGTGGGCACGGCCGGCTCCGCCGTCCTCTTCGCCGGGGCCACGGTGGTCATCGCCCTGGCCGGGCTCGCCGTGGTGGACATCCCGTTCCTGACCGTGATGGGTCTGGCCGCGGCGGGCACGGTCACCGTGGCGGTGCTCGTGGCGCTCACGCTCCAGCCGGCGCTGCTCGGCTTCGCCGGCCGGAAGGTGCTGCCCCGCCGGCTGCGCTCGGCCGTTGCGGACGCGCCGGACGCGGACGGGCCGGCCGGCGACACCGCCGGGGAGGCCGCTCCCGCCGAGGACCGCTCCGGCTTCGGCTTCCGCTGGGCCCGGCTGATCACGCGGTTCCGCGTACCGGTGATCCTGGTCGGTCTGCTCGGCCTGGGGCTGCTCGCGGTGCCCGCGCCGGACATGCGGCTGGCCCTGCCGGACGCCGGCACCGCGCCGGCCGGCTCCGCGGCCCGCATGTCGAACGACCTGATCACCGAGGGCTTCGGGCCGGGCTTCACCGGGCGGCTCGCCGTCGTCGTGGCCGGCGACAGCCCGCAGGCCACCGCGGCCGCCGTGCCGCAGGTGACCGCGCTGGTCCAGCGCACCGACAACGTGCTCGCTGTGTCGCCGCCGCAGCTCAGCCCGGACGGCCGGACCGCCCTGCTCGACGTCATCTCGAAGACCGGACCCACCGACGCCGACACCGAGACGCTGGTGCACGACATCCGGGACTCGGTGGGTGGCATCCGGGACGCCGACGTCCTGCTGACCGGCGTGACCGCCGTCGGCATCGACGTCTCGGAGAAGCTCGCCGACGCGCTGCCGGTCTACCTGCTGCTGGTGGTCGGGCTCTCGGTGCTGCTGCTGATGCTGGTGTTCCGCTCGCTGCTGGTGCCGGTCAAGGCGGCGTTGGGCTTCCTGCTCACCGTCGCGGCGACCTTCGGCATCACGGTGGCCGTGTTCCAGCAGGGTCACCTGGCCGACCTGGTCGGCCTGGACACGCCGGGTCCGCTGATCAGCTTCCTGCCGATCCTGCTGATCGGCATCCTGTTCGGCCTGGCCATGGACTACGAGGTCTTCCTGGTCTCCCGGATGCGGGAGGACTTCGTGCACGGCGACACGGCCCGGCAGGCGACCATCAACGGCATGGGTCACGGGGCACGGGTGGTGACGGCGGCCGCGCTGATCATGATCTCGGTCTTCGGCGGCTTCGTCTTCTTCCTGCACGACCCGGTGATCAAGTCGATCGGCTTCGCGCTCGCCATCGGTGTGGCGATCGACGCCTTCGTGGTCCGGATGACCATCGTGCCGGCGGTGATGTCCCTGCTCGGCTCCCGCGCCTGGTGGCTCCCGCGCTGGCTCGACCGGGCCCTGCCCAACGTCGACATCGAGGGCGAGGGCCTGCGGGCCCACCTGGCCGACCGCACCCCGACGCCGGTCTAG
- a CDS encoding erythromycin esterase family protein: protein MLVQRLGAPSDFDPLLERVRDARVVMIGESTHGSYDYYRLREQLTRRLISECGFSFVAVEGDWPDCDRVHRSVTGAPDGIADPQVALERFERWPTWMWANAEVSRFCRWLRAWNLERPAGERAGFHGLDVYSLWESMQAIFDYLGEEDPASLEVAQDAYCCFEPYGKRVEEYGAASRFVSARCEEEVVRLLARTREQALSDGPDRFSAWQNAEVVAGAERYYRAMVAGGPDSWNIRDTHMQDTLDRLLDRYGPDARGVVWAHNTHVGDARATDMAADGMINIGQLTRERHGADAVALVGFGCYRGTAVAAPRWGSPAEAMVIPPARPGSIERRLHELMPERAVLVFGGDDQPGWVSDTIDHRAIGVVYDPTFESWGNYVPTRLGERYDAFIWCDETTALHPLPAYSTTGEMETYPAGV from the coding sequence ATGCTGGTTCAGCGGCTCGGCGCGCCGAGCGACTTCGACCCCCTGCTGGAGCGCGTCCGGGACGCCCGGGTGGTGATGATCGGTGAGTCCACCCACGGCAGCTACGACTACTACCGGCTGCGGGAGCAGCTCACCCGGCGGTTGATCTCGGAGTGCGGGTTCTCGTTCGTGGCGGTCGAGGGCGACTGGCCGGACTGCGACCGGGTGCACCGGTCGGTGACCGGCGCGCCGGACGGCATCGCGGATCCCCAGGTCGCGCTGGAGCGCTTCGAGCGCTGGCCGACCTGGATGTGGGCGAACGCGGAGGTGTCCCGGTTCTGCCGTTGGCTGCGGGCCTGGAACCTGGAGCGTCCGGCGGGGGAGCGGGCCGGCTTCCACGGGCTGGACGTCTACAGCCTCTGGGAGTCGATGCAGGCGATCTTCGACTACCTGGGCGAGGAGGACCCGGCGTCGCTGGAGGTCGCCCAGGACGCGTACTGCTGCTTCGAGCCGTACGGCAAGCGGGTCGAGGAGTACGGCGCGGCGAGCCGCTTCGTCTCCGCCCGGTGTGAGGAGGAGGTGGTCCGGCTGCTGGCCCGGACCCGGGAACAGGCCCTCTCCGACGGCCCGGACCGCTTCTCGGCCTGGCAGAACGCGGAGGTGGTGGCCGGCGCGGAGCGGTACTACCGGGCGATGGTGGCCGGCGGCCCGGACTCCTGGAACATCCGGGACACCCACATGCAGGACACGCTGGACCGGCTGCTCGACCGGTACGGCCCGGACGCGCGGGGTGTGGTGTGGGCGCACAACACCCACGTGGGCGACGCGCGGGCCACCGACATGGCCGCCGACGGGATGATCAACATTGGTCAGCTGACCCGGGAACGGCACGGGGCGGACGCGGTGGCCCTGGTGGGCTTCGGCTGCTACCGCGGGACCGCGGTCGCCGCGCCGCGTTGGGGATCGCCGGCCGAGGCGATGGTGATTCCTCCCGCCCGGCCGGGATCCATCGAGCGGCGGCTGCACGAGTTGATGCCGGAGCGGGCGGTGCTGGTCTTCGGCGGCGACGACCAGCCGGGGTGGGTCAGCGACACCATCGACCACCGGGCGATCGGGGTGGTCTACGACCCGACGTTCGAGTCCTGGGGCAACTACGTGCCGACTCGCCTGGGGGAGCGGTACGACGCGTTCATCTGGTGTGACGAGACCACCGCCCTGCACCCCCTGCCGGCCTACTCGACCACCGGCGAGATGGAGACCTACCCGGCGGGCGTGTGA
- a CDS encoding TetR/AcrR family transcriptional regulator has translation MRRAEPETRGEILAAAARLFGATGYRGTSLQDIATEVGCSKATVLYHFANKEALLTELMAPAITVLQALDDRLAQLTGAEAQRVAAEGFVDLAVRFRREIALLRGEFPELLQQPAFAHIQRISERLLDALAGHTDWTAARIAALVVLAGISEGCAEFVDVPDEELRPALLALVRRALEPVPDPSPTQDKET, from the coding sequence ATGCGACGGGCGGAACCGGAGACACGCGGGGAGATCCTGGCGGCGGCGGCACGACTGTTCGGGGCCACCGGCTACCGGGGCACGTCGCTGCAGGACATCGCCACCGAGGTCGGCTGCTCGAAGGCCACCGTGCTGTACCACTTCGCCAACAAGGAGGCGCTGCTCACCGAGCTGATGGCCCCGGCGATCACGGTGCTCCAGGCGCTCGACGACCGGCTCGCCCAGCTGACCGGCGCCGAGGCGCAGCGGGTCGCGGCCGAGGGGTTCGTCGACCTCGCGGTGCGCTTCCGGCGCGAGATCGCACTGCTCCGCGGCGAGTTCCCCGAACTGCTGCAACAGCCCGCCTTCGCACACATCCAGCGGATCTCGGAACGGCTGCTGGACGCCCTCGCCGGGCACACCGACTGGACCGCCGCCCGGATCGCGGCACTGGTCGTGCTCGCCGGCATCTCCGAGGGCTGCGCCGAGTTCGTCGACGTGCCCGACGAAGAGTTGCGACCGGCCCTGCTCGCCCTCGTCCGGCGGGCTCTCGAACCCGTCCCTGACCCATCCCCGACCCAGGACAAGGAAACCTGA
- a CDS encoding isocitrate lyase/phosphoenolpyruvate mutase family protein, with amino-acid sequence MIATLADRAAALRALHRPGDPLVLPNVWDAGSARAVAEAGFPAVATSSAAVAETLGHRDGEATPPEEMFAAVTRVARAVAVPVTADLERGYGLRPGDLVERLLAAGAVGLNLEDSDPATGRLVDVEEQADLLAAVHSAGRAAGVEVVLNARLDVFLGPVGEPAARLAEAVRRARRYRAAGADCVYPIGLTEPASVRALVEATDGRVNLLARPGGPGPAEWAALGVARVSYGHHLYAAARARTAEQVAAIRAGADAFA; translated from the coding sequence ATGATCGCCACCCTCGCCGACCGGGCGGCCGCGCTGCGCGCGCTGCACCGGCCGGGTGACCCGCTGGTCCTGCCGAACGTCTGGGACGCCGGCTCCGCGCGGGCGGTCGCCGAGGCCGGCTTCCCGGCCGTCGCGACCAGCAGCGCCGCCGTCGCGGAGACGCTCGGCCACCGTGACGGCGAGGCCACCCCGCCGGAGGAGATGTTCGCGGCGGTGACCCGCGTCGCCCGCGCGGTCGCCGTCCCGGTCACCGCCGACCTCGAGCGGGGGTACGGGCTGCGCCCGGGTGACCTGGTCGAGCGGCTGCTCGCCGCCGGCGCGGTGGGGCTCAACCTGGAGGACTCCGACCCGGCGACCGGCCGGCTGGTCGACGTCGAGGAGCAGGCCGATCTCCTCGCGGCGGTCCACTCGGCGGGCCGGGCCGCGGGGGTGGAGGTGGTGCTCAACGCCCGGCTGGACGTCTTCCTGGGCCCGGTCGGCGAGCCGGCGGCCCGGCTGGCGGAGGCGGTCCGTCGGGCCCGGCGCTACCGGGCGGCCGGCGCCGACTGCGTGTACCCGATCGGGCTCACCGAGCCGGCCTCCGTACGCGCGCTGGTCGAGGCGACGGACGGCCGGGTGAACCTGCTGGCCCGGCCCGGCGGGCCCGGCCCGGCCGAGTGGGCCGCCCTGGGGGTGGCCCGGGTCAGCTACGGCCACCATCTGTACGCGGCCGCCCGTGCGCGGACCGCCGAGCAGGTGGCCGCGATCCGGGCCGGCGCCGACGCGTTCGCGTGA
- a CDS encoding PLP-dependent aminotransferase family protein, with translation MDWAAFGVDLHLDLDTTGGRRVALERSLRDAIRDGRLAPGARLPATRALAAELGLSRGTVSAAYDQLVAEGWLTARVGSGTAVSALPVAAAPPAAPAPGPATPRYDLRPGSPDLGAFPVAAWLRATRRALAAAPASVYGYGDPRGRIELRSALAGYLGRARGVLADPDRIVLTTGYVQALGLLAGVLRDAGRPVFAMEDPGLAFHRDVVHRHGGAVVPLPVDDRGARTDLLGAGALAGVAAAVVTPAHQYPTGVTLHPRRRHALTTWARARDALVIEDDYDGEFRYDRQPVGAVQGTAPDQVAYVGTAAKTLGPALRLAWLVLPARLVEPVIEAKRHLDVHSETIGQLALADLITSHGYDRQVRAVRRRYRQRRDLLLDRLVAGTGDRYPVGGVAAGLHALLHLPADGPAEAAVLAAAGRYGVALTGLAPHWHRPAGRPAGLVVGYATPPAHAYPAALDALARALRRARGPS, from the coding sequence ATGGACTGGGCCGCTTTCGGGGTTGACCTGCACCTCGATCTGGACACGACGGGTGGCCGGCGGGTGGCGCTGGAGCGGTCGCTGCGCGACGCGATCCGGGACGGCCGGCTGGCGCCCGGCGCCCGGCTGCCCGCCACCCGGGCCCTCGCCGCCGAGCTCGGGCTCTCCCGGGGCACGGTGAGCGCCGCGTACGACCAGCTGGTCGCCGAGGGCTGGCTGACCGCGCGCGTCGGCTCCGGCACCGCGGTGAGCGCGCTGCCCGTCGCCGCCGCGCCACCGGCCGCCCCCGCGCCCGGCCCGGCCACGCCCCGGTACGACCTGCGCCCGGGCAGCCCCGACCTGGGCGCCTTCCCGGTCGCCGCCTGGCTGCGGGCCACCCGGCGGGCGCTGGCCGCCGCGCCGGCCTCGGTGTACGGCTACGGCGATCCGCGCGGCCGGATCGAGCTGCGGAGCGCGCTCGCCGGTTACCTGGGCCGGGCCCGCGGCGTGCTCGCCGACCCCGACCGGATCGTGCTCACCACCGGATACGTGCAGGCGCTCGGCCTGTTGGCCGGGGTGCTGCGCGACGCCGGCCGGCCGGTGTTCGCGATGGAGGACCCAGGGCTGGCGTTCCACCGCGACGTGGTCCACCGTCACGGCGGCGCGGTGGTCCCCCTGCCGGTGGACGACCGCGGCGCCCGTACCGACCTGCTCGGGGCCGGCGCGCTCGCCGGGGTCGCCGCGGCGGTGGTCACCCCGGCGCACCAGTACCCGACCGGGGTGACCCTGCACCCGCGGCGCCGGCACGCGTTGACCACGTGGGCCCGGGCCCGGGACGCCCTCGTGATCGAGGACGACTACGACGGCGAGTTCCGCTACGACCGGCAGCCGGTCGGCGCGGTCCAGGGCACCGCACCGGACCAGGTGGCGTACGTCGGTACCGCGGCCAAGACGCTCGGCCCGGCGCTGCGGTTGGCCTGGCTGGTGCTCCCCGCCCGGCTGGTGGAGCCGGTGATCGAGGCGAAGCGGCACCTCGACGTGCACTCGGAGACCATCGGGCAGCTCGCCCTCGCCGACCTGATCACCAGCCACGGCTACGACCGGCAGGTACGCGCGGTCCGCCGCCGCTACCGGCAGCGGCGGGACCTGCTGCTGGACCGCCTGGTCGCCGGGACCGGCGACCGGTATCCGGTGGGCGGCGTGGCGGCCGGCCTGCACGCCCTGCTGCACCTGCCCGCCGACGGTCCGGCGGAGGCGGCGGTCCTGGCCGCCGCCGGCCGGTACGGGGTGGCCCTGACCGGGCTCGCCCCGCACTGGCACCGGCCGGCCGGGCGGCCCGCCGGCCTCGTCGTCGGCTACGCCACCCCGCCCGCGCACGCCTACCCCGCGGCGCTCGACGCCCTCGCCCGGGCTCTCCGCCGCGCCCGTGGCCCGTCCTGA
- a CDS encoding winged helix-turn-helix domain-containing protein: MGVALRDARRSVTSWCRRHTIGGDGAVAAVRRGQRQGESGLLSREQELELIDALRGVHPDEFDLDEELWTRQSLTALIQRRFDLPMDAGAVGAYLRAWGLGPREPRERACGLCVGAVERWVRSEYPAITRAAEEHLAEVYWIGRVRLRGTMPAADVISAVSSRGRVRFMITTPNVDPPLPRDFVLRLSGEEQRTVHLIVDGSWARNEWPRRLPRRIVLHPLPSCGRAVAA, encoded by the coding sequence GTGGGGGTTGCACTCAGAGACGCACGGCGTTCGGTCACCAGTTGGTGCCGGCGCCACACCATCGGCGGTGACGGGGCGGTGGCAGCCGTCCGTCGCGGACAGCGGCAGGGCGAGTCGGGATTGCTCAGCCGCGAACAGGAACTCGAACTGATCGACGCCCTGCGGGGCGTCCACCCCGACGAGTTCGACCTGGACGAGGAGCTGTGGACGCGGCAGAGCCTCACCGCGCTCATCCAGCGCCGCTTCGACCTGCCGATGGACGCCGGCGCGGTCGGGGCCTACCTGCGGGCCTGGGGGTTGGGTCCGCGGGAGCCCCGCGAACGTGCATGCGGGCTCTGCGTCGGCGCGGTCGAACGCTGGGTGCGCAGCGAGTATCCGGCCATCACCCGCGCGGCAGAGGAGCACCTCGCCGAGGTCTACTGGATCGGCCGGGTACGGCTGCGCGGCACCATGCCGGCGGCCGACGTGATCTCCGCCGTGTCGTCCCGTGGCCGGGTGCGCTTCATGATCACCACGCCGAACGTCGACCCGCCGCTCCCGCGCGACTTCGTGCTCCGACTCAGCGGCGAGGAGCAGCGCACGGTGCACCTGATCGTGGACGGCTCGTGGGCCCGCAACGAGTGGCCGCGCCGGCTGCCCCGCCGCATCGTGCTCCACCCGCTGCCCAGCTGCGGCCGCGCCGTCGCCGCCTGA
- the ligD gene encoding non-homologous end-joining DNA ligase has protein sequence MGGAEETRDGVSLTNLDQVLFEGAGATKRDLVDYLDAVRDRILPPLRDRPLSVIRALRGQPPFMQKNLPKYTPEWVRRVPVWAEASHREVSYALCDDRRTLLWFANQRAIEYHPTLARADDLGRPTHLVLDLDPPEGDSFPAAVAAALLVRQALADSGLAGAVKTSGAKGVHVFVPVAEGADAEEMAAATRAVAARAERLDPALATTAFIREDRGGRVFVDSTRAGGATVVAAYSPRLRPGLPVSFPVDWADLTDVRPADFTVHSVPDLVAAHDPWLGLMPAPQRLPADLVEEGRTIPVARVQAMHEGKRRARARRQAG, from the coding sequence ATGGGCGGGGCGGAGGAAACCCGGGACGGCGTGTCACTGACCAATCTCGACCAGGTGCTCTTCGAGGGCGCCGGGGCCACCAAGCGTGACCTGGTGGACTACCTCGACGCCGTTCGGGACCGGATCCTCCCGCCGCTGCGGGACCGACCGCTGTCGGTGATCCGGGCGCTGCGCGGGCAGCCGCCGTTCATGCAGAAGAACCTGCCGAAGTACACCCCGGAGTGGGTGCGCCGGGTGCCGGTCTGGGCCGAGGCGTCGCACCGGGAGGTGTCGTACGCGCTCTGCGACGACCGCCGCACGCTGCTCTGGTTCGCCAACCAGCGGGCCATCGAGTACCACCCGACCCTCGCCCGCGCCGACGACCTGGGCCGACCCACCCACCTGGTGCTCGACCTCGACCCGCCGGAGGGGGACTCGTTCCCCGCGGCGGTGGCCGCCGCGCTGCTGGTGCGGCAGGCGCTGGCCGACTCCGGCCTGGCCGGCGCGGTGAAGACCAGCGGCGCCAAGGGCGTGCACGTGTTCGTGCCGGTCGCCGAGGGCGCCGACGCGGAGGAGATGGCCGCCGCCACCCGGGCTGTCGCGGCCCGCGCCGAGCGGCTGGACCCGGCGCTCGCCACCACCGCCTTCATCCGCGAGGACCGGGGCGGCCGGGTCTTCGTCGACTCCACCCGGGCGGGTGGGGCGACCGTGGTGGCCGCGTACAGCCCGCGACTGCGGCCCGGGCTGCCGGTCTCCTTCCCCGTCGACTGGGCCGACCTGACCGACGTGCGCCCCGCCGACTTCACCGTGCACAGTGTCCCCGACCTGGTCGCCGCGCACGATCCCTGGCTCGGGCTGATGCCCGCGCCGCAGCGGCTCCCGGCCGACCTGGTCGAAGAGGGGCGGACCATCCCGGTGGCTCGGGTGCAGGCGATGCACGAGGGCAAGCGCCGGGCCCGCGCCCGCCGCCAGGCCGGCTGA
- a CDS encoding helix-turn-helix domain-containing protein has protein sequence MMSQGNSDVTAGLDALTDCAAANDLPFTPGQAKACTVREVLDRVGGKWSIGILVAASQGPVRFTELERHIEGISRRMLTLTLRNLERDGLLDRTVYPTVPPKVEYTATPIALELYESLVALTSWAERHRNTIAAARAAYDQAHGTS, from the coding sequence TTGATGTCCCAGGGGAACAGCGATGTGACCGCGGGTCTCGACGCGCTGACGGACTGCGCCGCCGCGAACGACCTGCCCTTCACCCCCGGGCAGGCCAAGGCCTGCACGGTCCGCGAGGTGCTCGACCGGGTGGGCGGGAAATGGAGCATCGGCATCCTGGTGGCCGCCTCCCAGGGCCCGGTGCGCTTCACCGAGCTGGAGCGGCACATCGAGGGGATCAGCCGCCGCATGCTCACCCTGACCCTGCGCAACCTGGAACGCGACGGCCTGCTGGACCGAACGGTGTACCCGACCGTGCCGCCGAAGGTCGAGTACACCGCCACGCCGATCGCCCTGGAGCTCTACGAGTCGCTCGTCGCCCTCACCAGTTGGGCGGAGCGGCACCGCAACACCATCGCCGCCGCCCGGGCCGCGTACGACCAGGCCCACGGCACGTCCTGA